One genomic segment of Octopus sinensis unplaced genomic scaffold, ASM634580v1 Contig18911, whole genome shotgun sequence includes these proteins:
- the LOC115231852 gene encoding tigger transposable element-derived protein 6-like has translation MVNILKILDQVDKDDFINHEFTEIDEIEDYLNIAGDSFSQKYDNEDTHNDQSHFNEIDEDTMSWIEMMETRGAFLNDSIILTKAEDFAKKRQITEFKASRGWLEKFKRRHGLKLKKLYGESYTENFSNSEVNDFLINIRVKIKLYGRENVYNADETGLFYKALPCKSICKIKRYGHKLLKD, from the exons atggtaaatatcttgaaaatattggACCAGGTCGATAAAGATGATTTTATTAATCATGAATTTAccgaaatagatgaaattgaagATTACCTTAATATTGCTGGAGATTCTTTTTCACAAAAATATGACAATGAAGATACTCATAATGACCAATCTCAT TTCAATGAAATTGATGAAGATACTATGTCATGGATTGAAATGATGGAAACCAGAGGAGCATTTCTTAATGATTCGATTATTCTTACAAAGGCTGAAGACTTTGCGAAGAAACGTCAAATAACTGAGTTTAAAGCCAGTCGTGGATGGcttgaaaaatttaaaagaagacATGGGTTAAAATTGAAGAAACTTTATGGAGAATCTTATACAGAGAATTTCTCAAATTCTGAAGTTAATGATTTTCTCATTaatataagagtaaaaataaaattatatggtcGCGAAAATGTCTATAATGCAGATGAGACAGGATTATTTTATAAAGCTCTTCCATGTAAAAGCATTTGCAAGATCAAGAGATATGGGCATAAATTATTGAAGGATTGA